In Brevibacillus brevis, a genomic segment contains:
- the helD gene encoding RNA polymerase recycling motor HelD: protein MSEADYDKQNEEQRVEQVVAEINRQISSLQEHVTEVQADIVGIRKHFWDDVTVNFEDAHEAAETYASIKQQAEVLSERERVHRHGQQRLRTLRRLATSPYFGRIDFREETEPAAEAVYLGIASLLDEREEQFLVYDWRAPISSLYYDYAPGPAEYETPSGTVTGEMTGKRQYVIRDGQLIHMFDTGVTIGDELLQEVLGKHADSQMKSIVATIQKDQNRIIRNEHSRLVIVSGAAGSGKTSAALQRVAYLLYRYRKTLRAEQIVLFSPNSLFNSYISTVLPELGEENMQQTTFQDYAEHRLGAAFQLEHPLAQMEYVLTAMEEPGYAERLEGIRLKTSPGFMRTIDDYAVLLKESGIQFLPLSFQGRILVDEKQIRDRFYSLDPAISIPNKMILVAKWLLDELKKHELAEREQPWVEDELELLDKDAYSAVYQQLRRKKQFTEETFDDFEREQELLSKRIVQKHFQPLRDWVKALGFIDTAATYRRLFADTDLAEAVLPAADRPALWHAICAQTVERLERCELTYEDTPPFLYLKEKLEGFQTNNLVRHVFIDEAQDYSPFQFALIQRLFPRAKMTVLGDWNQAIYAHAQGGASFEAVASLYEPAQTETFVLTKSYRSTRPIVEFTRQLVANGEQIEPFQREGRLPSVTTVRDRAALADKIAHRIRELRADGHQAIAVITKTAQEAQMAYEDLRGQLDIHLIGTRAISYETGAVVIPSYLAKGVEFDAVLIYDASRERYGRESERKLFYTACTRAMHELHLYSLGEPTPFLASVSPDLYETAE, encoded by the coding sequence ATGAGCGAGGCTGACTACGACAAGCAAAACGAAGAGCAGCGGGTGGAGCAGGTAGTCGCGGAGATCAACAGGCAAATCTCCAGCCTGCAGGAGCATGTCACGGAAGTACAGGCTGACATCGTCGGGATCCGCAAGCATTTTTGGGACGATGTCACCGTCAACTTCGAAGATGCCCACGAAGCGGCCGAAACTTACGCCAGCATCAAGCAGCAAGCGGAAGTCCTGTCCGAGCGCGAGCGAGTCCATCGCCACGGGCAGCAGCGGCTGCGAACGCTGAGGAGGCTTGCGACATCTCCCTACTTCGGGAGGATCGACTTTCGGGAAGAAACGGAGCCAGCGGCGGAAGCTGTCTATCTGGGGATCGCCTCCCTGCTCGATGAGCGCGAGGAACAGTTTCTGGTCTACGACTGGCGTGCGCCGATCTCCAGCCTGTACTACGATTACGCCCCCGGCCCTGCCGAGTACGAGACTCCAAGCGGGACCGTCACGGGTGAAATGACAGGCAAGCGGCAGTACGTGATCCGGGATGGGCAGCTCATCCATATGTTCGACACCGGCGTCACCATCGGCGACGAGCTGCTGCAGGAGGTGCTGGGAAAGCATGCAGACTCGCAGATGAAAAGCATCGTCGCCACGATCCAAAAAGATCAGAACCGCATCATCCGCAATGAGCACAGCCGGCTCGTCATCGTGTCCGGAGCAGCGGGCAGCGGCAAGACCTCCGCAGCCTTGCAGCGGGTCGCTTACCTCTTGTACCGGTACCGGAAGACGCTGAGAGCCGAGCAGATCGTGCTGTTTTCGCCCAATTCGCTGTTCAACAGCTACATTTCCACGGTCCTCCCCGAGCTGGGAGAGGAAAATATGCAGCAGACGACGTTTCAGGATTACGCAGAGCACCGGCTCGGCGCCGCCTTCCAGCTGGAGCACCCGCTCGCGCAAATGGAGTACGTGCTGACCGCCATGGAGGAACCGGGCTATGCCGAGAGACTCGAGGGCATCCGCCTGAAGACGTCGCCCGGGTTCATGCGTACCATCGACGATTACGCTGTCCTGCTGAAAGAGAGCGGCATCCAGTTTCTCCCTCTCTCCTTCCAAGGCAGGATCCTCGTCGACGAGAAGCAGATCCGGGACCGCTTTTACTCCTTGGACCCTGCCATCTCGATCCCGAACAAAATGATCCTGGTCGCCAAGTGGCTGCTCGACGAACTGAAAAAGCACGAGCTCGCCGAGAGGGAACAGCCTTGGGTGGAAGACGAGCTGGAGCTGCTGGACAAAGACGCCTATTCGGCTGTCTATCAACAGCTGCGCCGGAAAAAGCAATTCACGGAGGAAACATTCGATGACTTTGAGCGGGAGCAGGAGCTGCTGTCAAAGCGAATCGTGCAAAAGCACTTCCAGCCGCTGCGGGATTGGGTGAAGGCGCTCGGCTTCATCGATACCGCTGCGACGTATCGCAGGCTCTTTGCCGACACCGACCTTGCCGAGGCCGTGCTGCCTGCAGCGGACCGCCCTGCCCTCTGGCACGCCATCTGCGCGCAAACCGTCGAGCGCTTGGAGCGTTGCGAGCTGACGTATGAAGATACCCCACCCTTTTTGTATCTGAAAGAAAAGCTGGAAGGCTTTCAGACCAACAATCTCGTCCGCCATGTCTTTATCGACGAGGCGCAGGACTATTCGCCGTTTCAATTTGCGCTCATCCAGCGGCTGTTCCCCCGAGCCAAGATGACGGTGCTCGGCGACTGGAATCAGGCCATTTACGCCCACGCACAGGGCGGCGCGAGCTTTGAGGCGGTCGCTTCGCTGTATGAGCCTGCGCAGACGGAGACGTTTGTTCTGACCAAAAGCTACCGGTCGACGAGGCCGATCGTGGAATTTACCCGCCAGCTCGTCGCCAATGGCGAACAGATCGAGCCGTTCCAGCGCGAGGGCCGCCTGCCAAGCGTGACGACCGTACGGGACCGCGCAGCGTTGGCGGACAAAATTGCTCACCGTATCCGGGAGCTTCGGGCAGACGGGCATCAGGCTATCGCGGTGATCACCAAGACGGCGCAGGAAGCGCAGATGGCGTACGAGGATTTGCGCGGCCAGCTGGATATTCACCTGATCGGTACCCGTGCCATTTCCTACGAGACTGGCGCAGTGGTCATTCCGTCTTACCTGGCGAAGGGCGTGGAATTTGACGCCGTCCTCATCTATGACGCATCCCGCGAGCGCTACGGACGGGAGAGCGAGCGCAAACTGTTTTACACCGCCTGCACCCGCGCGATGCACGAATTGCATCTCTACAGTCTCGGAGAACCGACTCCCTTCCTGGCCTCTGTCTCGCCTGATCTCTATGAGACGGCCGAGTAA
- a CDS encoding DUF6143 family protein yields MAKSSFTQSPYFYGMPDVYMQMGYFPFPTQPATEQLTRQLNVPYAMTMAAGCKYFLGQTEKMTAEADAQGYGALANPFRSSALLFVNGWHFTNFSDHPLEVQFWFGKTESIIGAKTSPGVSPGYVQITPCPPSQGKILFSTGGTELPRGGAVAMTLLVPPMSTMGTETNGQWILGPGMAMLAHVPPSGKQAAFLFSTSWWEQSVYGS; encoded by the coding sequence ATGGCGAAGTCCTCCTTCACACAGTCTCCCTATTTCTACGGCATGCCTGACGTCTACATGCAGATGGGCTACTTCCCGTTTCCCACCCAGCCTGCCACGGAGCAGCTCACTCGGCAGCTCAACGTGCCCTACGCCATGACGATGGCGGCGGGGTGCAAATACTTCCTGGGCCAGACGGAAAAAATGACCGCCGAGGCTGACGCTCAAGGATACGGAGCCTTGGCCAATCCGTTCCGCTCCAGCGCGCTTCTCTTCGTAAACGGCTGGCACTTCACCAACTTCTCCGACCATCCCCTCGAGGTACAATTCTGGTTCGGCAAGACCGAATCGATCATCGGGGCCAAAACGTCTCCCGGCGTGTCGCCCGGCTATGTCCAGATCACCCCATGCCCCCCTTCTCAGGGAAAAATTCTCTTTTCGACCGGGGGAACCGAATTGCCTCGCGGGGGAGCGGTCGCCATGACCCTGCTCGTGCCCCCCATGAGCACGATGGGGACGGAAACCAACGGACAATGGATTCTCGGACCGGGCATGGCTATGCTGGCTCATGTGCCTCCGTCCGGAAAACAGGCCGCTTTTTTGTTTTCCACCAGCTGGTGGGAGCAGTCAGTCTACGGCAGCTAA
- a CDS encoding DUF423 domain-containing protein, which produces MKLFLMLGSISGFLSVALGAFGAHALKEKLDEYSLGVFHTGVTYQTTHALALVLVALLLKWYPDASGLSWAGWCFALGTVVFSGSLYALAMSGVKVLGAITPIGGVLFLAGWALLAIHAWKAVS; this is translated from the coding sequence ATGAAACTGTTTCTGATGCTAGGCAGTATCAGCGGCTTTTTGTCTGTCGCGCTGGGTGCGTTTGGAGCCCACGCGTTGAAAGAAAAACTGGACGAATACTCCCTCGGCGTTTTCCACACCGGGGTTACCTACCAAACGACGCACGCTCTGGCCCTGGTGCTGGTCGCCCTGCTGCTCAAATGGTATCCGGACGCGTCCGGACTGTCCTGGGCGGGCTGGTGCTTCGCCCTGGGAACCGTCGTCTTCTCCGGCAGTCTGTACGCCTTGGCAATGTCGGGCGTAAAAGTCCTGGGAGCCATCACCCCGATCGGGGGCGTGCTGTTCCTCGCCGGATGGGCCCTGCTCGCCATCCACGCATGGAAGGCTGTATCGTAA
- a CDS encoding SpoVR family protein produces MTNEERKELERSIDEITEIAKGFGLDFYPMRYEICPADIIYTFGAYGMPTRFSHWSFGKSFYRMKLSYDLNLSKIYELVINSNPCYAFLLDGNSLIQNKLIVAHVLAHCDFFKNNVRFSNTNRDMVESMAASSERIRQYEIEYGKEAVENFLDACLALQEHIDPSLLRPKLRWKREPDEPAKKTRNERHSPYDDLWGLDPEGKKEQETVKPVRKFPPSPEKDLLLFIMEYSSILEDWQRDVMTIIRDEMLYFWPQMETKIMNEGWATYWHMRILREMELTEAETIDFAKLHSSVIQPSTTSINPYHLGLKIFEDIEQRWNNPTKEEQERFGRKPGEGRAKIFEVRELESDISFISNFMTKELVSDLDLYMFGKQGNEWVVTEKQWEQVRDGLAGTRVNGGFPYVMVHDGDYLRAGELYLKHHFEGLELDVKYVEKTLPYAYTLWGKNVHLETVIEDRQVLFTYDGKKVHRRFL; encoded by the coding sequence TTGACCAACGAAGAACGCAAAGAGCTGGAGCGGTCGATTGATGAGATAACCGAGATTGCCAAGGGATTTGGCCTCGATTTTTATCCGATGCGGTACGAGATCTGCCCGGCGGATATCATTTATACGTTTGGCGCATACGGCATGCCGACGCGGTTTTCGCACTGGAGCTTCGGAAAATCGTTTTATCGGATGAAACTGTCCTACGATCTGAATCTGAGCAAAATCTACGAGCTGGTGATCAACTCCAACCCGTGCTACGCGTTTTTGCTGGACGGCAACTCGCTGATCCAGAACAAGCTGATCGTGGCGCACGTCCTCGCACACTGCGACTTTTTCAAAAACAACGTCCGCTTCTCCAACACGAACCGGGACATGGTCGAAAGCATGGCGGCCAGCTCGGAGCGCATCCGCCAGTACGAGATCGAATACGGCAAGGAAGCCGTGGAAAACTTCCTCGACGCCTGCCTGGCCCTGCAGGAGCACATCGATCCCAGCCTCCTGCGGCCCAAGCTGCGCTGGAAGCGGGAGCCGGATGAGCCTGCCAAGAAAACGAGAAACGAGCGGCATTCTCCATACGATGACCTGTGGGGACTGGATCCCGAAGGAAAGAAAGAGCAAGAGACAGTGAAGCCGGTCCGCAAATTCCCGCCGTCGCCGGAAAAGGACTTGCTGCTGTTCATCATGGAGTACAGCTCGATCCTCGAAGACTGGCAGCGCGACGTGATGACCATCATCCGCGACGAGATGCTGTATTTCTGGCCGCAGATGGAGACGAAGATCATGAACGAAGGCTGGGCTACCTACTGGCACATGCGCATCCTGCGGGAGATGGAGCTGACGGAAGCGGAGACCATCGACTTCGCCAAGCTGCATTCCTCCGTCATCCAGCCGTCGACGACGAGCATCAATCCTTACCATCTCGGTTTGAAAATCTTCGAGGACATCGAGCAGCGCTGGAACAACCCGACCAAGGAAGAGCAGGAGCGGTTCGGCCGCAAGCCGGGAGAAGGCCGCGCCAAAATCTTCGAGGTCCGCGAGCTGGAATCGGATATCAGCTTCATCAGCAATTTCATGACAAAGGAGCTGGTGAGCGATCTGGACCTGTACATGTTCGGCAAGCAGGGCAACGAATGGGTCGTCACGGAGAAGCAATGGGAGCAGGTCCGCGACGGCCTGGCAGGCACGCGGGTCAACGGCGGCTTCCCGTACGTGATGGTGCATGACGGCGACTACCTGCGGGCGGGAGAGCTGTATTTGAAGCACCATTTCGAAGGGCTGGAGCTCGATGTGAAGTACGTGGAGAAAACGCTGCCGTACGCTTACACGCTCTGGGGGAAAAACGTGCATCTCGAGACGGTCATCGAGGACCGGCAAGTCCTGTTTACGTATGACGGGAAGAAAGTACATCGCCGGTTTTTGTAA
- a CDS encoding glycosyltransferase family A protein, producing MECEVTVVIPVYNREAYIADALDSILSQTMQAWKVLIVDDASTDKTAEKIAPYLADERIQYRKNRENRGVGKTLDKALALVDTPYFVIVDSDDWLEKDALETLLAEMKRQPPSTSLVCGNAQVWQEKEGVLERKGLMRHRSFADKYDFLLYGPMLTPRFFRTEAVRRVKGFLADDLSGGRYNEDRYLLLRLIATSRFHHVDKLLYNIRLHGDNLTKKANQGKFNETKKDFIESLMRKWGDEYRPVFYKTPDGWLDVERLVPTELVGAGR from the coding sequence ATGGAGTGCGAAGTTACCGTAGTCATACCCGTCTACAACCGGGAAGCGTATATCGCCGATGCTCTGGACAGCATCCTTTCCCAGACCATGCAAGCATGGAAGGTCCTCATCGTAGACGACGCATCGACGGACAAGACCGCAGAAAAAATCGCTCCGTATCTGGCGGACGAGCGAATTCAATACAGGAAGAACCGCGAGAATAGAGGCGTGGGGAAAACGCTGGACAAGGCTTTGGCCCTGGTCGACACGCCGTATTTCGTGATTGTGGACAGCGACGATTGGCTGGAGAAAGACGCCCTGGAGACGCTGCTCGCAGAGATGAAGCGGCAGCCGCCGAGCACGTCCCTGGTGTGCGGAAATGCGCAGGTCTGGCAGGAAAAGGAGGGGGTGCTGGAGCGCAAAGGCTTGATGCGCCACCGGTCCTTTGCCGACAAGTACGACTTTTTGCTGTACGGGCCGATGCTGACCCCGCGTTTTTTCCGGACGGAGGCAGTCAGACGGGTCAAAGGCTTTTTGGCAGACGATTTATCGGGCGGACGGTACAACGAAGACCGCTACCTCTTGCTGCGCCTGATCGCCACGAGCCGTTTTCACCATGTGGACAAGCTGCTCTACAACATTCGTCTGCACGGAGACAATCTCACGAAAAAGGCGAACCAGGGGAAATTCAACGAGACCAAAAAAGACTTCATCGAAAGCTTGATGAGGAAGTGGGGGGACGAGTACCGCCCGGTGTTTTACAAGACGCCGGACGGCTGGCTCGACGTGGAGCGGCTCGTACCGACTGAGCTGGTGGGTGCCGGGCGCTGA
- a CDS encoding 3-hydroxyacyl-CoA dehydrogenase family protein, whose protein sequence is MAKQAAVIGSGVMGHGIAQEYALAGYTVSLYDLTEELLRKAKNSVESSLSLLVREQVITEQAKRDALERIVLTTDLDAAAAEADIITEAIPEVIELKWELFAKLEQAAKPEAVIASNTSTFSIARLIEQAKTPHRFIITHFFNPAQLVPLVEIVRHEKTADEVVAAVMDIIAGLGKSPVLLKKDVPGFIANRLQAALMREAFSLLKDGVADAREIDTVMKDGIGFRWAFVGPIETADFGGLDTWKRVIDNMAPVLDDSQKAPALIEELVAKGELGTKTGSGIYSYAETSVEAILKERDEQFIRLAKMKRR, encoded by the coding sequence ATGGCAAAACAGGCTGCAGTCATCGGCTCCGGCGTCATGGGCCACGGAATCGCCCAGGAATATGCGCTGGCAGGCTACACCGTATCCCTTTACGATCTTACGGAAGAGTTGTTGCGCAAAGCGAAAAACAGCGTCGAGAGCAGCTTGTCCCTGCTCGTGCGCGAACAGGTCATCACGGAGCAGGCCAAACGGGACGCGCTGGAGCGGATCGTCTTGACGACCGATTTGGACGCAGCGGCAGCAGAGGCGGACATCATCACGGAGGCCATCCCGGAAGTCATCGAGCTGAAGTGGGAGCTGTTTGCGAAATTGGAGCAGGCGGCAAAACCGGAGGCGGTCATCGCTTCGAATACGTCCACGTTTTCCATCGCGCGGCTGATCGAGCAGGCAAAGACGCCGCACCGGTTCATCATCACTCACTTTTTCAATCCGGCTCAGCTCGTTCCCCTCGTGGAAATTGTCCGGCATGAAAAAACGGCGGACGAAGTGGTGGCGGCTGTCATGGACATCATTGCCGGGCTGGGGAAATCCCCGGTGCTGCTGAAAAAGGACGTCCCCGGCTTCATCGCCAACCGCCTGCAGGCCGCCTTGATGCGGGAAGCGTTTTCCCTTCTAAAGGACGGCGTGGCAGATGCACGGGAGATCGATACGGTCATGAAGGACGGTATCGGGTTTCGCTGGGCGTTCGTCGGGCCGATCGAGACTGCTGATTTCGGCGGGCTGGATACGTGGAAGCGCGTCATCGACAACATGGCGCCCGTCCTGGACGACTCGCAAAAAGCGCCGGCGCTCATCGAGGAGCTGGTGGCAAAAGGGGAGCTCGGCACCAAGACGGGGTCCGGCATTTATTCGTATGCGGAGACATCCGTAGAGGCAATATTGAAAGAGCGGGATGAACAGTTTATCCGACTGGCGAAAATGAAGCGCCGTTAA
- a CDS encoding LysR family transcriptional regulator, translated as MDEKDWLLLQSLRKEKSLTRAAERMYMTQPALTYRLQQLEKKFGVGLVVKNGKGIRLTAEGEYLAEYAGKMLAELRNTRDHIVNMQREVQGTLRIGSSIYFGQYELPVIIKKFLELYPKVQIHVDTGFSSEIFDMLLQEEIQVGIIRGEFQWYDRKHLLQEENICLVSTEQLDLDALPSLPRINYRAPKLALRLGDQQSFSLSHAIDQWWHERYQDPPTITMQVDSYETCKEMAKFGLGYTIIPRVFVRPGENLQTVDLTLRDGQPIKRRTWMLYRDAALQFAVVDRFVEFLQNYDLC; from the coding sequence ATGGACGAAAAGGATTGGCTGCTGCTGCAATCGCTGCGCAAGGAAAAAAGCTTGACGCGGGCAGCAGAGCGCATGTACATGACACAGCCGGCCTTGACGTACCGTCTGCAGCAGCTGGAGAAAAAGTTTGGCGTGGGGCTCGTCGTGAAAAACGGAAAAGGCATCCGCTTGACAGCTGAGGGCGAGTACTTGGCGGAATACGCCGGCAAAATGCTGGCGGAGCTGCGAAATACGAGGGATCACATCGTGAACATGCAGCGGGAAGTGCAGGGGACGCTCCGCATCGGGTCTTCCATCTACTTTGGGCAGTACGAGCTGCCGGTGATCATCAAGAAGTTTCTGGAGCTGTACCCCAAGGTTCAGATCCATGTCGACACGGGCTTCAGCTCCGAAATTTTCGACATGCTGCTCCAGGAGGAGATTCAGGTAGGGATCATCCGGGGAGAGTTTCAATGGTATGATCGAAAGCACTTGCTCCAGGAAGAGAACATTTGCCTCGTCTCGACGGAGCAGCTCGATCTGGATGCGCTCCCATCCCTGCCGCGGATCAATTACCGCGCCCCGAAGCTGGCGCTCAGGCTCGGCGACCAGCAGTCCTTCTCGCTCAGCCATGCGATCGACCAATGGTGGCACGAACGCTATCAGGATCCCCCGACGATCACGATGCAGGTAGACAGCTATGAGACATGCAAGGAGATGGCGAAGTTCGGGTTGGGCTACACCATTATCCCGCGCGTATTTGTGCGACCGGGTGAAAATCTGCAGACCGTGGACCTGACGCTTCGGGACGGCCAGCCGATCAAGCGGCGGACGTGGATGCTGTATCGGGACGCCGCGCTGCAATTCGCTGTGGTAGACCGGTTTGTGGAGTTTCTTCAAAACTACGACCTTTGCTGA
- a CDS encoding M20 family metallopeptidase — protein MRQTSENKQRIAGAVDELDSKLRELALRIHAHPELSFQEKKAAQWLTEPLKAAGFEVERGIAGLETAFKATWEGKSGGPTIALLAEYDALPEIGHACGHNLIGTSAVGAALALKRAVPDLQGRIVVLGTPAEEDGGGKIIMCEHGIFDEVDAAMMCHPHKNTMVLRGALACVDATFRFYGKQAHASSAPEKGISALDALINTFVAINSLRQFCKEDVRIHGIITKGGDAPNVVPDYCEAKFILRAATVRELRELTEKVYKTVHHSAEAVGAHAKIEEGLVYAERNNNHALAGLFAANLEAMGLEVSEPPKKGGIGSSDIGNVGQVTATIHPYIKITEAGTHTPEFTVATASEDGLIGMNQAAKALAMTAYDLCADPAAFQRVREEFENGKKNQSSEEA, from the coding sequence ATGAGACAGACTTCCGAGAACAAACAGCGCATTGCAGGGGCAGTCGACGAGCTCGATTCCAAGCTGCGCGAACTCGCCCTGAGGATTCATGCCCATCCGGAGCTGAGTTTTCAGGAGAAAAAAGCGGCGCAGTGGCTGACGGAGCCGCTCAAGGCTGCAGGGTTTGAAGTGGAGCGAGGCATAGCCGGTCTTGAAACCGCCTTCAAAGCGACGTGGGAAGGAAAGAGCGGCGGACCGACGATCGCCCTGCTGGCGGAATACGACGCGCTTCCGGAAATCGGGCACGCGTGCGGCCACAATTTGATCGGGACATCGGCAGTCGGAGCGGCACTGGCTCTTAAACGGGCGGTCCCCGATTTGCAGGGCCGCATCGTGGTCCTGGGCACGCCGGCGGAAGAGGACGGCGGCGGCAAGATCATCATGTGCGAGCATGGCATCTTTGACGAGGTGGACGCGGCGATGATGTGCCATCCCCACAAGAATACGATGGTGCTGCGCGGAGCCTTGGCTTGCGTGGACGCGACCTTCCGCTTTTACGGCAAGCAGGCCCATGCGTCTTCCGCGCCGGAGAAAGGCATAAGCGCCCTGGATGCGCTGATCAACACGTTCGTTGCCATCAATTCCCTGCGCCAGTTTTGCAAGGAAGATGTGCGGATACATGGCATTATTACAAAAGGCGGAGACGCTCCAAATGTCGTTCCGGATTACTGCGAAGCCAAGTTTATTCTCCGGGCCGCCACCGTCCGCGAGCTGCGGGAGCTGACCGAGAAGGTGTACAAGACCGTCCATCACTCTGCGGAAGCGGTGGGAGCACACGCCAAGATCGAGGAAGGGCTGGTCTATGCGGAGCGCAACAACAATCACGCGCTCGCCGGCTTGTTTGCCGCCAATCTGGAGGCGATGGGACTGGAAGTGAGCGAGCCGCCGAAGAAAGGCGGAATCGGGTCTTCGGATATCGGCAATGTCGGTCAGGTGACGGCGACGATCCATCCCTATATCAAAATAACCGAAGCAGGGACGCATACTCCGGAATTCACTGTGGCAACGGCATCCGAGGATGGCTTGATCGGCATGAATCAAGCCGCAAAAGCGTTGGCCATGACCGCTTACGATCTGTGCGCAGATCCGGCGGCTTTCCAGAGAGTACGCGAAGAGTTTGAAAATGGGAAGAAGAACCAATCATCCGAGGAGGCCTGA
- a CDS encoding Na+/H+ antiporter NhaC family protein: MSAHSPHPASLAASSQPTSFWRKYFKMPHTFVLLIILTLLAAALTYLVPSGEFERAKDPSSGKTLVVPNSYHAVEGDPVSLLEVPKAIVKGLIDSSDIVFFIFIIGGAFQVITATGTIEAVTSRVARTFSKRGVMIIPVFLGLFSVGGFTMGMSSEVMVFVPLGIAIARSLGYDAMTGTAMVSLGASIGFTAGLMNPFNVGLAQVIAEVPMFSGMWLRAVLLITLLVITSWYIIRYARKVKKTPGASIVHELEKSSADKKLDLTQLPNLELKHILTVITIIACFVLLIWGVSKKDWWMEELSALFLTMGIVSGFCAKFGPSRIAGEFVKGASAITFGAFIIGIARSILIVLEQGNVIDTIVYGLSDAVGHLHGSIQVLGMYLFQTVMNVFITSGTGLAATTMPIMVPLADLLGVTRQTSVLAFQMGDGFTNMILPTSSALMGSLAVSGITYQQWFRFMWPLMLMWVITGAIFVLIGHAIAY; encoded by the coding sequence ATGAGCGCACATTCGCCCCACCCCGCCAGCCTGGCGGCATCCAGTCAGCCGACATCGTTTTGGAGAAAATACTTCAAGATGCCCCATACCTTCGTTTTGCTGATCATTTTGACCTTGCTGGCTGCGGCGCTCACGTACCTCGTGCCTTCCGGCGAGTTTGAGCGGGCAAAGGATCCATCCTCCGGTAAGACATTGGTCGTCCCCAATTCCTACCACGCAGTCGAAGGCGATCCAGTCAGTCTGCTGGAAGTGCCGAAAGCAATCGTTAAAGGACTCATTGATTCCAGCGATATCGTGTTCTTCATCTTTATTATCGGCGGGGCGTTTCAGGTCATCACGGCGACAGGCACGATCGAGGCTGTGACGAGCCGGGTCGCGAGGACTTTTTCCAAGCGCGGCGTCATGATCATTCCGGTGTTTTTGGGACTGTTCTCCGTAGGCGGTTTTACGATGGGCATGTCGTCCGAGGTCATGGTTTTCGTACCGCTGGGGATCGCCATTGCCCGCTCCCTCGGCTATGATGCGATGACAGGGACCGCGATGGTCTCGCTCGGAGCCTCCATTGGCTTCACGGCGGGGCTGATGAATCCGTTCAACGTAGGGCTGGCGCAGGTGATCGCGGAGGTGCCGATGTTCTCGGGGATGTGGCTGCGTGCCGTTCTTCTGATCACGCTGCTGGTCATCACGAGCTGGTACATCATTCGCTATGCGAGAAAGGTGAAGAAGACGCCGGGAGCGAGCATCGTGCATGAGCTGGAGAAGTCGTCAGCAGACAAGAAGCTCGATCTCACCCAGCTGCCAAATCTGGAGCTCAAGCATATTTTGACGGTCATCACCATCATCGCCTGCTTCGTGCTGCTCATCTGGGGCGTCTCGAAAAAAGACTGGTGGATGGAGGAGCTGTCCGCCTTGTTCCTGACGATGGGCATCGTCTCCGGTTTCTGCGCGAAGTTCGGACCGAGCCGGATCGCCGGCGAATTCGTCAAAGGGGCGAGCGCCATTACGTTCGGGGCGTTTATTATCGGGATCGCCCGCTCCATCCTGATCGTGCTGGAGCAAGGAAACGTCATCGATACGATCGTCTACGGTCTCTCCGATGCGGTAGGCCATCTGCACGGCTCGATTCAGGTGCTCGGGATGTACCTGTTCCAGACAGTCATGAATGTGTTCATCACGTCGGGGACAGGTCTGGCAGCGACGACCATGCCGATCATGGTGCCGCTGGCGGATCTGCTCGGGGTGACGCGCCAAACATCCGTCCTCGCGTTTCAGATGGGCGACGGCTTTACCAACATGATTCTTCCGACCTCGTCGGCGTTGATGGGCAGTCTGGCAGTATCCGGCATCACGTACCAGCAGTGGTTCAGATTCATGTGGCCGCTCATGCTGATGTGGGTGATTACCGGAGCGATCTTTGTCCTCATCGGCCACGCGATCGCCTATTGA